Within Fibrobacter succinogenes, the genomic segment GGAGTATTTGTCCCTGCAATATTTCATCTCGCAAATGTCGATGATGCCGTCGTTACGGTCGATGACAAGGTCGATTTGTGCACCGTCGTTTCCGTCGCTGGCTTTGCTGAACCAAGATGCTGTGTTTGTCAATATTCCTGAAATCCCAAGAGCGCTTTTTATCTGGTCGATGTGTTGTAAGCACAGGCGCTCAAAAGCTAAACCGTACCACGTGTTTAGTGGGGCTGTATTTAGCGATTTGCTCCAGAACTGTTTGTCGATGTTTTTGTTTGTCGCCAAAAATTTGAAGTGGAACAGTACAAAGTTGTCTATAATCTGGAAAAGGGCACCTTTTTTTTCTTGGCCGATTTTATGGTATCTTTGAATGAATCCACATTGTTCCAGTTCTTCTAGAATTTTTGTAAGGGTGCCGTCGTTCTTTAAGTCTGGAGATTGCGTGAGCTGTTCGCGTGTGAGGCCTGCTTTTTTCTTGCAGAGTTCTTCCAATACTTTAAGGTGTAAAGATGGGTCTTTAAAGAGGGAGGCGAACATTTCCCTATATTCGTATTTTAATTTTGCGTCTTTATCGAAGAAAAGTCTGTCGATATTTTGCGGAAGGCTCTCCGTACGTTTCAGTAAACTCCAGTAAAATGGCACGCCTCCGAATATCATGTAGGCGTTGGCAATGTCTGTGCGAGAAAATCCCAGTTGGGCCGTTTTGGCAAATTTTTCGCATTCGCTAAGCGTGAAGGGTTCAAGATGGATGGTGCAGGTGAGCCTGTTGTGTAGACCTCCGTGGTTGTTGATGATTTTATTCGTAATCCATGATGTGGAACTTCCGCAGACGATTAAGACGATGTCCTGTTCTTTGCGGGCTGTTGCCCAGGCGTTCCAAAAATGCTCTAGCGCACTGACGAATCCTGATTTGGGTGTGTCAATCCACGAAAGTTCATCGATGAAAATGATCTTTTTTTTGTCCTCGGAATTTTGCAAAAAAGTTTGTAATGCGGTAAACGCTTCGCTCCAGTTCTTGGGAACAGGCTGTTTTGGGGCCCCGGCGGAGATTAGGGAATCTCTGAATGAGGATAATTGTTTTTTTAGAGGCTGGTCGGCGAGGCCTGTGTGCTGGAACGTAAAGTGGTAATTGAACGTTTCGCGGACGAGGTATGTTTTGCCGATTCGGCGTCTTCCGTAAATGGCGCAGAATTGGGATTCCCTGCTTTCGACTAAAGCGCGAAGTTCTTCTTGCTGTTTTGAACGTCCGATGAGCATTTTTTACCTCCGTTTATAGTTTAATATAACAAAAACCTCTTTATAATTCTCTAAATGTCCTCAAAAACATTACATTTAGAGAATTATAAGCACTTTTTTGCGGTATAACTCTCTAAATGTGCGTTTTTGCGACTTTCCCCCAAAGCCCCAAAAACAAAAATGTCCGCTCGCTGGCGGACATAAAATTGTTTTTTTTACGATGGGCTTTAAATTTATTAGATAGGTTGCAGTCTTACAATTTTGATTCTTTCGGAAATTCCACATATCTGAACCATGGATCTTTACCTCCGTTAGCTGCTTCACGGGCACGCTTTTCGCGCATGCCTCGTTCAAATGCTTTTTGGAAAAATTCGTAATTCCGTAAGCGGCGGGCACGAGCTTCTGGAGTTTCGGGGTGCCTCTCCTGCATACGGGCGATAAACCGGCGAGCATCCTCGCCGAACAATAGCTTGCAAGCGAGTGTCGCAAAATTATGCTTGCATAATTTTATGATCGAGCAAATAGGCGGACGCCAAAGGCGTCAACATGGGGGTTTCTCTGACGGGTCTTGCCATGAGCTTCCTATTTGTTGATTGTTTGGATAAAACTAATCGATATATTAACGCCCGGCTAAGCCGGATGGCATCCTTTGAGGATCCGTGTTAAAATATAAAAAAGTCGAAAAGGAAAAACAATAGGGCGGATTGCGTGCTTTTCCTATAGCCTCTCCCTATATCTTTTCTTGCGTTTCTCATATTTTTGCAAAAATTATAAAAGTTTAGCCTTGACTAATTAGCCTTGGCTTACTAATTTTAGTCTTGTCTAATAAAATTAGGCGACGTTAACGTTTAAAGGATCATCGAATATGGAAAACAATCACGTGAAGCTTAGCCAGAGTCTCGAAGACTACTTGGAAATGGTGCACATGCTTCGCTTGGCAAACGGGATTGCCCGTGTCAAGGATATTGCCGCCGCCCTTTCTGTGAAGATGCCTTCTGTGGCTAAGGCGATTCTTGAACTTAAAAAGCTGGGTCTTGTGACTCAGGAACCTTACAGTGGCGTGGAACTCACGGAAGAAGGTCGCAAGGCGGCTGCCGATGTGCTGAACCGCCATATTCTTTTGAAGGGTTTTTTGATCCGTCTGGGCGTTTCCGAAGCGATTGCTGACAAGGACGCCTGCAGCATGGAGCATATTCTTTCTGCTGAAACTCTTTCGACAATTGAAGACTTCATGAAGAGGGGAAATGAAGGCGCTGTTGCGAAAAAGGCGAATGCTTTAAAGGCTAAAAAAGGAAAATAAAATGGGTTGTAATTGCGGTTGTGGAGGCAAAACCTCTACAAAGAAATGGGATCTTGAACCGAAGTTTTCTGACCTCAAAAAAGGTGATAAGGTAGAAATCCTCGGTTATAACGAAGGCGATGCCCGCTACAAGTCCAAATTGCTTTCTATGGGGCTTGTGCGTGGTGTGACGCTTGAAGTTTTGCAGGTGGCTCCTCTCGGTGATCCGATTGAAGTCAGTGTTTTGTCGTACCGTTTGTCGCTTCGCAAGCAAGAAGCGAACGTTCTTAAATTGAAGAGGGTCTAATGGCTCCGAAGCTTTTTACTATTGCAATTGCCGGTAACCCGAACTGCGGTAAAACGGCTCTTTTTAATGCTCTTACGGGTGCTCGCCAGAGTGTTGGGAACTGGCCGGGCGTGACTGTCGAAAAGAAGGAAGGATTTTTTGAACTCGGTAACCAGCACATCCGCGTGGTGGACTTGCCGGGTACTTACGCTCTCTTTGCGAATGCCGAAGACGAACGCGCCGCTGTCGATTACTTGCTCACTCGCGAAGCGGACCTCATTGTCAATATCATTGATGCCTCGAACATTGAACGTAACTTGTTCTTGACTTCTCAGCTTGTCGATATGCAGATTCCGATGGTGATTGCTGCAAACATGATCGACATTGCGGAAAAGCGCGGCTTGCATTTGGATTTGGATATCCTTGCTGAACGTTTTGGCGTGCCGGTGATTCCGCTTTCGGCCGTGAACGAAAGAAGTATCACGAACTTTATCAGCGAAATGGCTCATGTTGTCGCTGGCAAAAAGATGACTCCTAAGGCTATCCATTACGGCGAGAATGTCGAAAATGCCGTGAAGTATTTGGAACCGAAGGTTGAACCGGTTGCAAAGCTTTTGGATACGGATGCCCGCTGGGTTTCGCTCATGTACTTGGGCAACGAAAAGAGCTATGCAGACAAGTTTGCAGAAGCCAAGGTCCAAATCAACAAGGCCGAAGTGACCAAGATGCTGAACGAAGAAAGCGAATTTGCAATGGCAGATGCGCGCTACAGCTTGGCTCACGAAATTGCAGGTAAGACGATTCTTTCGAACCGTTCTAAGAGAACCTGGTCCGATAAGCTCGATTCTGTGCTTTTGAATCGTTGGGCGTCTCTCCCGATTTTCCTCTTGGTGATGTACCTGGTCTTCTGGGTGGCCGTCACAATCGGTTCTGCGTTCATCGATTTCTTTGATGTGCTGTTTGGTGCTATTTTTGTGGATGGTCTTGGCTACTTGCTCACGGATGTGCTCCATGCGCCTGGCTTTGTGTCTGCAATTCTCGCCGATGGTATTGGCGCCGGTATCCAGACGGTTTCGACGTTCATCCCGGTTATCTTCTTCATGTTCCTCTGCCTTTCGTTCTTGGAAGACTCGGGTTACATGGCGCGTGCGGCTTTTGTCGCGGACCGCTTCATGAGATTCCTCGGGCTCCCGGGTCGTGCATTCGTGCCGATGATGGTGGGCTTCGGTTGCGGCGTGCCGGGCATTATGGGTTCTCGTGTGCTCGAATCCAAGCGTGAACGTTTCCTCACGATTTTCCTTGTGCCGTTCATGAGCTGCGGCGCTCGCCTTCCGGTGTATGCGTTGTTTGCTGCGGCATTCTTTGGAGCCCAGGCTGGGACTGTAGTGTTTGCGCTTTATCTTGCGGGTGTTCTCTTTGCGATCGTGTACGGCTTGATTCTTCGCCGCTCCTTGTTTGTGGGTGAGGCTAGCAACTTTGTGATGGAGCTGCCGCCATACCACTTGCCGAAATTCAAGTCGCTCATGATCCACTCCTGGCTCCGTTTGCGCGATTACATTGTCCGTGCTGGTAAGGTGATTACGATTGCCGTTGCTATTCTCGGGTTCCTCAATAGCTTTGGTTTTGTAGATAAACTCTACACCGAAATCAATGGCGAAAAGACGGAAATCGTGAAGGCCGAAGAAGGTTACGCCATGGTGCAGGACGAAAAGGAAGTGCCGCTCCCTGAAGGTGTCGTGATTGACGAATCCAAGATTAAGACGGAAACGGAATTCACGGCTGGCAATGGGGATTCCGAAAACAGCTTGCTCTCTGCAATTGGTAAAGCGATTACTCCGATTTTTGAACCGTTCGGCGTTGAATCCAACAACTGGCCTGCTTCTGTGTCGCTGTTCACGGGTCTCCTTGCTAAGGAAGCTGTGATTGGTACGATGAACTCCTTGTACTCCATGGCGGGGCCGGGTGATGCAGTGACGAAAGGCGAAAAGGTAGTTGAAGGGGAAAGCCTTCCCCTCGCTCCCGCCTCTGACGCGGCGTCCGCTACCCCTTCTAGCGGGGACACCCCGCAACGCCCCATTGCAGACGAAAGACGAGAGACGAAAGACGAGAGAAGTGATGTAGTCGTTGCTGACTCTGCCGTCGCCGATAGCGCTGCTACGGAACGTCATCCTGAGCAAAGCGAAGGATCCAGTGACATTTCTGTTGCCGATGCTCCTGTTGATGGTTCGGCAAGCTCACCAACCGAAAAGCCTCTCATCGCTGGCGTGGACGAATGCCCGGCCGAAGAAGAGGAAGAAGGTGGTGCTCCGGATATTCTCGGTGCATTCAAGGAAGCCCTTGGCACGATTCCGGAAAACTTGAGTGAAGTCTTCGGCTCTCTCACGGACATTCTCGGAACATCTGGCGAACTCGAAGCGCAGAATGCCGCAGAGCTCAAGAAAGTCACACTCGATAAGATTCTTGAAGCCAAGGCGATTACTTGCGAAGAATATGCTTCTATCGAAACCTTCAGCGAAGATGAAGGTGCCGACAAGGCTCGTGAAGAGGTATTTGCAAAACTCGCTGCTGCAGGCCTCACGTTGAGTGAAGATGAAATCGGCGCTCTCGAAGAAGGTGACTTGAGTGAAACTGCTGACATCTATGCCAACCTCCGTTCTTACTTCCACAACCCGGACAAGAATGGAAATCCGGTAGACGGATTTAACTGGCAGGTGTTTGCGTTCTTGATCTTTATCTTGCTCTACGTGCCTTGCCTTGCTGCAATGGGCGTGGTCGTTCGCGAAATCGGTCTTGGTCTTGGTGTGTTGATGGCTGTGGTCCAGACGGTGCTTGCCTGGGCGGTCTCGATACTCCTCTACCAGATTCCGGTGGGCGGCGACAAGTTCTGGATTGTGTGCTCGATTGTTGTGCT encodes:
- a CDS encoding ATP-binding protein, with translation MLIGRSKQQEELRALVESRESQFCAIYGRRRIGKTYLVRETFNYHFTFQHTGLADQPLKKQLSSFRDSLISAGAPKQPVPKNWSEAFTALQTFLQNSEDKKKIIFIDELSWIDTPKSGFVSALEHFWNAWATARKEQDIVLIVCGSSTSWITNKIINNHGGLHNRLTCTIHLEPFTLSECEKFAKTAQLGFSRTDIANAYMIFGGVPFYWSLLKRTESLPQNIDRLFFDKDAKLKYEYREMFASLFKDPSLHLKVLEELCKKKAGLTREQLTQSPDLKNDGTLTKILEELEQCGFIQRYHKIGQEKKGALFQIIDNFVLFHFKFLATNKNIDKQFWSKSLNTAPLNTWYGLAFERLCLQHIDQIKSALGISGILTNTASWFSKASDGNDGAQIDLVIDRNDGIIDICEMKYCRDKYSLDKKSYENLKNKRGAFENNTKTRKAVQIVLISSFGAQHNAYYNELIHQEITLDDLFK
- a CDS encoding metal-dependent transcriptional regulator, producing the protein MENNHVKLSQSLEDYLEMVHMLRLANGIARVKDIAAALSVKMPSVAKAILELKKLGLVTQEPYSGVELTEEGRKAAADVLNRHILLKGFLIRLGVSEAIADKDACSMEHILSAETLSTIEDFMKRGNEGAVAKKANALKAKKGK
- a CDS encoding FeoA family protein, with product MGCNCGCGGKTSTKKWDLEPKFSDLKKGDKVEILGYNEGDARYKSKLLSMGLVRGVTLEVLQVAPLGDPIEVSVLSYRLSLRKQEANVLKLKRV
- the feoB gene encoding ferrous iron transport protein B, with product MAPKLFTIAIAGNPNCGKTALFNALTGARQSVGNWPGVTVEKKEGFFELGNQHIRVVDLPGTYALFANAEDERAAVDYLLTREADLIVNIIDASNIERNLFLTSQLVDMQIPMVIAANMIDIAEKRGLHLDLDILAERFGVPVIPLSAVNERSITNFISEMAHVVAGKKMTPKAIHYGENVENAVKYLEPKVEPVAKLLDTDARWVSLMYLGNEKSYADKFAEAKVQINKAEVTKMLNEESEFAMADARYSLAHEIAGKTILSNRSKRTWSDKLDSVLLNRWASLPIFLLVMYLVFWVAVTIGSAFIDFFDVLFGAIFVDGLGYLLTDVLHAPGFVSAILADGIGAGIQTVSTFIPVIFFMFLCLSFLEDSGYMARAAFVADRFMRFLGLPGRAFVPMMVGFGCGVPGIMGSRVLESKRERFLTIFLVPFMSCGARLPVYALFAAAFFGAQAGTVVFALYLAGVLFAIVYGLILRRSLFVGEASNFVMELPPYHLPKFKSLMIHSWLRLRDYIVRAGKVITIAVAILGFLNSFGFVDKLYTEINGEKTEIVKAEEGYAMVQDEKEVPLPEGVVIDESKIKTETEFTAGNGDSENSLLSAIGKAITPIFEPFGVESNNWPASVSLFTGLLAKEAVIGTMNSLYSMAGPGDAVTKGEKVVEGESLPLAPASDAASATPSSGDTPQRPIADERRETKDERSDVVVADSAVADSAATERHPEQSEGSSDISVADAPVDGSASSPTEKPLIAGVDECPAEEEEEGGAPDILGAFKEALGTIPENLSEVFGSLTDILGTSGELEAQNAAELKKVTLDKILEAKAITCEEYASIETFSEDEGADKAREEVFAKLAAAGLTLSEDEIGALEEGDLSETADIYANLRSYFHNPDKNGNPVDGFNWQVFAFLIFILLYVPCLAAMGVVVREIGLGLGVLMAVVQTVLAWAVSILLYQIPVGGDKFWIVCSIVVLVATFVFLKLFGMNANKKGRFED